GATTTAAGAATGATTTTATCCAGTAGCGGGCACTCGGCAAACAAAGATCTAAGAATGATTTTATCCAGTAGCGGGCACTCGGCAAACAAAGAAATGGTTTCCAATCTGCATTTTACTAGTAGCTGTCCACCATTGATTTGAATCTGTTGCATGACATGGATCAAATGCGCAATAATCTGTTGCGCATCCTGTCGGATCGACCTTCCGCCTGCATAGAACATCACCAGAAGCCTGGATAGCGTTCCTGTATTCAAGTGTGTTTGTCCTCTCTGCGTTGTTCCAAGCTTGCGTATGACTGGCAAGATCTAAAGTTTCATATTGAAACCCTCCGCTTTCTGTTTTCTGATTGACCACTGCGCTGAGGTTGTTCGGATATCCCTCATGATTTATTCGGTTGACAATAGTGTAAGCCACAGCCAGCTGTCCCTTCATTGATTCTCCTCTGGCTTCTCCGAATACAACTCTGCCGACAGTCTGAATGTTCCTGTCAATACTAAAAACAAAGTCTAATTTATGAAGAACCTTGGTTACATTTGAATCTCAAGATGCTTTCTGAATCATTTCATTgcattgatcactggtcgttaccTTTACCTTTCATTTGGAATAAAAGACCATGGGAACTTTATAACGAAATTATTGAAGTTGTAACTAATTGACccaggattgattgattggtgttttccgctacactcaacaaattttcagttatctggtggcgcccataTTTTATTGacggaagagagaacccagatacaatgtacctgggaagagaccaccgaccttctgcaagtaaactgggaaactttatcacttaccggtgcgagtgggattcgaacccgcgccgaccagaggtgagaagccgtgtgattttgagcgcgatgctcttaCCACTCGGCCGCGGAGGCCCAAAGTGACTCAGGACAAGAGGCAATATTCTAAATATTATGTATAGTCATAGTCTTGATATATTTATGG
This genomic window from Ostrea edulis chromosome 4, xbOstEdul1.1, whole genome shotgun sequence contains:
- the LOC130053721 gene encoding spore cortex-lytic enzyme-like; this translates as MEGLPEALKITDLKMGRQVFILLIQAVLTVTVSGQLCIDRNIQTVGRVVFGEARGESMKGQLAVAYTIVNRINHEGYPNNLSAVVNQKTESGGFQYETLDLASHTQAWNNAERTNTLEYRNAIQASGDVLCRRKVDPTGCATDYCAFDPCHATDSNQWWTATSKMQIGNHFFVCRVPATG